From Lolium perenne isolate Kyuss_39 chromosome 5, Kyuss_2.0, whole genome shotgun sequence, a single genomic window includes:
- the LOC127302704 gene encoding protein ALTERED PHOSPHATE STARVATION RESPONSE 1, with protein sequence MGCCQSRLERQEAVSRCKARRRYTKHLVQARRDMAAAHALYLRSLRATGAALLQFATAESDNPHPRPLRHQPPPSPPPPPPPPPPPPPPPLSPARTATSWTTTTSSSTISASQILPPPPPPPPPPPPPMPSSWDFWDPFAPSSSRSPADHADWDDESATPTPLPAAAANSPRATAPAPPPVTATAARAQAPPPAPSVVTTTTSTASDLTVVALPRAGGANGAAGAGNKDLAEIATELDEYFLKAADAGARVAALLEAPICELPGANNSLPGRVLSYGKNLKPMGWSWSGGGGGYGKGSNNGFSRFDRGDDGGGSGILSHSSTVERLYAWEKKLFLDVKSYEGLKQEHDKKVGLLRKQEVRGVDYLKMEKNRMEMESLESKMLVATQSIDTTTSEIIRLRESELFPQLLELVAGLMSMWRGMYECHQVQTHMVQQLEYLTNSLSTNPTSNDHRQAALQLEIEVDRWYSAFCSLVKSQRDYVYSLTGWLRLSLFQCHHNPLVKNIQNSDIYALCEEWQLAIDRIPDKVASEGIKTLLSVIHAVVVQQVEEQKQKKRSDAAFKEFEKKTEELRSLESKYGPYSAEGYGEMTRKTPVSEKRVKVEALRSRADDEKSKYQKSVGVTRAMTLNNLQTGFPNVFQAMTGFASVCMEAFESVYNFKRSSDRPPLDMKRLLT encoded by the exons ATGGGCTGCTGCCAGTCGAGGCTGGAGCGGCAGGAGGCGGTGTCGCGCTGCAAGGCGCGCCGCCGCTACACCAAGCACCTCGTCCAGGCGCGCCGGGACATGGCCGCCGCGCACGCGCTCTACCTGCGCTCCCTCCGCGCCACCGGCGCCGCGCTGCTCCAGTTCGCCACCGCCGAGTCCGACAACCCGCACCCGCGCCCCCTCCGTCACCAGCCGCCGCCCtccccgcctcctcctcccccacCTCCCCCTCCGCCGCCTCCCCCGCCGCTCAGCCCGGCCCGCACCGCCACCTCctggaccaccaccacctcctcctccaccatcaGCGCGTCCCAGATCCTGCCCCCGCCGcctccccctccgccgccaccCCCTCCCCCAATGCCCTCCAGCTGGGACTTCTGGGACCCCTTCGCGCCCTCCTCCTCCCGCTCCCCCGCCGACCACGCCGACTGGGACGACGAATCCGCCACACCCACAcccctccccgccgccgccgccaactcCCCACGCGCCACCGCCCCCGCGCCGCCACCTGTAACCGCAACCGCCGCCCGCGCCCAGGCCCCGCCCCCGGCGCCCTCCGTcgtcaccaccaccacctccaccgccagCGACCTCACCGTCGTCGCCCTGCCCCGCGCCGGCGGCGCCAACGGCGCCGCCGGGGCCGGCAACAAGGACCTCGCCGAGATCGCCACCGAGCTCGACGAGTACTTCCTCAAGGCCGCCGACGCCGGGGCCCGCGTCGCCGCCCTGCTCGAGGCGCCCATCTGCGAGCTGCCCGGCGCCAACAACAGCCTCCCAG GGAGGGTGCTCAGCTACGGCAAGAACTTGAAGCCGATGGGGTGGTCGTGGagcggaggaggaggggggtaCGGGAAAGGCAGCAACAATGGCTTCTCCAGGTTCGACAGAGGAGACGACGGCGGAGGCAGTGGGATCCTCAGCCACTCCTCCACCGTCGAGAGGCTCTACGCCTGGGAGAAGAAGCTCTTTCTCGATGTCAAG AGTTACGAGGGCCTTAAGCAGGAGCACGATAAGAAGGTAGGGCTGCTCAGGAAGCAGGAGGTGAGGGGCGTGGACTACCTCAAAATGGAGAAGAATAGGATGGAGATGGAGAGCCTGGAGTCCAAGATGCTGGTGGCCACCcagtccatcgacaccaccacctccGAGATCATCAGGCTCAGAGAATCTGAGCTGTTTCCTCAGCTCCTTGAGCTGGTTGCTGG CTTGATGAGCATGTGGAGGGGCATGTACGAGTGTCATCAAGTGCAGACTCACATGGTGCAGCAGCTTGAATATCTCACCAATTCCTTGAGTACCAACCCGACCTCCAATGACCACCGGCAAGCAGCTCTCCAGCTCGAGATAGAGGTGGACAGGTGGTACTCGGCATTCTGCAGCCTGGTCAAGTCCCAGAGAGACTATGTCTATTCGTTGACCGGCTGGCTTCGCCTCTCCCTGTTCCAATGCCATCACAATCCACTCGTGAAGAACATCCAAAACTCCGATATCTACGCCCTGTGTGAGGAATGGCAGCTAGCTATTGACCGTATCCCGGACAAGGTGGCTTCAGAAGGGATCAAGACTCTCTTGTCAGTGATCCATGCCGTCGTAgttcagcaggtggaggagcagaAGCAAAAGAAGAGGTCAGACGCTGCATTCAAGGAATTTGAGAAGAAGACGGAGGAGCTGAGATCCCTGGAGTCCAAATATGGTCCGTACTCTGCCGAGGGTTACGGAGAAATGACGCGAAAGACACCTGTGTCGGAGAAGCGGGTGAAGGTAGAGGCCCTGAGGAGCAGGGCGGATGATGAGAAGAGCAAGTACCAGAAGAGCGTCGGGGTCACGAGAGCAATGACCCTGAACAACCTCCAGACAGGGTTCCCCAACGTCTTCCAGGCGATGACGGGCTTCGCCAGCGTCTGCATGGAGGCATTCGAGTCAGTTTACAACTTCAAGCGCAGCTCAGACCGGCCTCCGCTTGATATGAAGAGGCTACTGACCTGA